The following coding sequences are from one Streptomyces sp. NBC_01485 window:
- a CDS encoding TetR/AcrR family transcriptional regulator, giving the protein MPAQQFPVSEIVAAQRPTRKDAARNYDALLAAAREAFAEHGSEASLEDIARRAGVGIGTLYRNFPTRRALFESVYADDVNALCRSAVEFAGLEPWKALTAWLERFAGYMVTKRAVREALEDGSEIFQACRDSMYAAGGPLFERAQQAGAARPDMDFGDLLRLVAGVTATAFVDDAQRDRVLAIALDGVRAGR; this is encoded by the coding sequence GTGCCGGCCCAGCAGTTCCCCGTCAGCGAGATCGTCGCGGCCCAGCGCCCCACCCGTAAGGACGCCGCCCGCAACTACGACGCGCTGCTCGCGGCCGCGCGCGAGGCGTTCGCCGAGCACGGCTCGGAGGCCTCGCTGGAGGACATCGCCAGGCGCGCGGGCGTCGGCATCGGCACGCTGTACCGGAACTTCCCGACCCGCCGGGCGCTCTTCGAGAGCGTCTACGCGGACGACGTCAACGCGTTGTGCCGGTCGGCCGTGGAGTTCGCCGGCCTGGAGCCGTGGAAGGCGCTCACCGCCTGGCTCGAGCGGTTCGCCGGCTACATGGTCACCAAGCGGGCGGTGCGCGAGGCGCTGGAGGACGGGTCGGAGATCTTCCAGGCCTGCCGCGACTCGATGTACGCGGCGGGCGGCCCGCTGTTCGAGCGGGCGCAGCAGGCGGGGGCGGCCCGGCCGGACATGGACTTCGGCGATCTGCTGCGGCTGGTCGCCGGCGTCACGGCGACGGCCTTCGTGGACGACGCCCAGCGCGACCGCGTCCTGGCCATCGCCCTGGACGGGGTGCGCGCCGGGCGCTGA
- a CDS encoding serine hydrolase domain-containing protein produces the protein MTRTRTRTRGRAALLCAAALLASTLQTAVATALPDRHDQACTATRQPKGQARQVLDIVRRAKKELDLKAALVKVTLDGREVVTGAVGESLTDVPATPAMHFRTGSVGIAFMGTVLLQLVDEGKADLDAPVSRWLPDLPHGDKITLRMLGDSTSGLHDYVTDPVFLKKLYADPWQHWTPKEVVGISLSHPLWYEPGTNWSYSHANFVLLGRALEKISGTPLDRLLHERIMGPLDLRNTRNNDTALIPPPVLHAYDSERGTYEESTFFNPSWTTAPGAVLTQDICDLARSGQAIGSGELLSRAAFRTQLNPGTVGLGHPTDTCPATVCLPMTEDFHFGVGVVVVNGWVVQNPSFFGYAAVMAYEPHKRLSIAVSTTVGPNAPGGNTAQTIVERIATLLDPQHPLAG, from the coding sequence ATGACGCGTACCCGTACTCGTACCCGTGGCCGTGCGGCGCTGCTGTGCGCCGCCGCCCTCCTCGCCTCCACCCTCCAGACGGCGGTCGCGACCGCCCTCCCAGACCGCCACGACCAGGCGTGCACCGCCACCCGGCAGCCCAAGGGCCAGGCCCGCCAGGTCCTCGACATCGTCCGCCGGGCCAAGAAGGAGCTCGACCTCAAGGCGGCCCTCGTCAAGGTCACTCTCGACGGGCGGGAGGTCGTCACCGGCGCGGTCGGCGAGTCCCTGACGGACGTCCCCGCCACCCCCGCCATGCACTTCCGCACCGGTTCCGTCGGCATCGCCTTCATGGGCACCGTCCTGCTCCAACTGGTCGACGAGGGGAAGGCGGACCTCGACGCCCCCGTCTCCCGCTGGCTGCCCGACCTGCCGCACGGCGACAAGATCACCCTGCGCATGCTCGGCGACTCCACCTCGGGTCTGCACGACTACGTCACCGACCCGGTCTTCCTGAAGAAGCTCTACGCCGACCCGTGGCAGCACTGGACGCCGAAGGAGGTCGTCGGGATCTCCCTGAGCCACCCCCTCTGGTACGAGCCCGGCACCAACTGGAGCTACTCGCACGCCAACTTCGTCCTCCTCGGCCGCGCCCTGGAGAAGATCAGCGGCACCCCGCTCGACCGCCTCCTGCACGAGCGGATCATGGGCCCGCTGGACCTGCGCAACACCCGCAACAACGACACCGCGCTCATCCCGCCGCCCGTCCTGCACGCCTACGACAGTGAACGCGGCACGTACGAGGAGTCCACCTTCTTCAATCCGTCCTGGACCACCGCCCCCGGCGCCGTCCTGACCCAGGACATCTGCGACCTGGCCCGCTCCGGGCAGGCCATCGGCTCGGGCGAACTGCTCTCGCGGGCCGCCTTCCGCACACAGTTGAACCCGGGCACGGTCGGCCTCGGACACCCGACCGACACCTGCCCCGCCACCGTCTGCCTGCCGATGACGGAGGACTTCCACTTCGGCGTCGGCGTCGTCGTCGTGAACGGCTGGGTGGTGCAGAACCCGTCCTTCTTCGGCTACGCGGCCGTGATGGCGTACGAGCCGCACAAGCGGCTGTCCATCGCGGTGTCGACGACCGTGGGCCCGAACGCGCCCGGCGGCAACACCGCCCAGACGATCGTCGAGCGGATCGCGACACTGCTGGACCCGCAGCACCCGCTCGCGGGCTGA
- a CDS encoding MFS transporter, translating into MPRKSTRLTFAVLSTGAGVFSMLQSLIAPALPTVQHALHTSQSTATWVMTAYLLSASVFTPILGRVGDLIGRKRTLVAVLVTVLAGCLLAALAPNIGVLIVARVVQGVGGALFPLSFGIIRDEFAPAQVPGSISNLSAVIAAGGGVGMVAAGPIVSALDYRWLFWIPVGIVAAAALISLRYVPESPNRGEGSVSWLGAVLLSGWLVALLLPLSKAGGWGWGSARVVGLFAVAVALFALWLVIEARSRTPLIDLRIMRLPAVWTTNLAALLFGAGMYAIWSFLPGFVQTPSSAGYGFGASVTASGLLMLPMLVAMFVSGVLSGRLEPRVGAKALLTTGAALGALALGFLALWHDEPWQVAFVSGVFGLGIGLAFASMANLIVASVLAAQTGAATGMNANIRTIGGSIGAAVTGVLVTGRLQPSGLPYDSGYTHGFTLLALLCLAAALAALLVPARRAARPTTPAAHETPTAAPTPVR; encoded by the coding sequence ATGCCCCGCAAGTCCACCCGCCTGACGTTCGCGGTCCTCTCGACCGGTGCGGGCGTGTTCTCGATGCTCCAGTCGCTGATAGCGCCGGCCCTGCCGACCGTCCAGCACGCCCTGCACACCTCGCAGTCCACGGCGACCTGGGTGATGACCGCGTATCTGCTGTCCGCGTCCGTCTTCACGCCGATCCTCGGCCGCGTCGGCGACCTGATCGGCAGGAAGCGCACCCTCGTCGCGGTCCTCGTCACCGTTCTGGCGGGCTGCCTGCTCGCCGCGCTCGCGCCGAACATCGGCGTCCTGATCGTCGCCCGCGTGGTGCAGGGCGTCGGCGGCGCCCTGTTCCCGCTGTCCTTCGGCATCATCCGGGACGAGTTCGCCCCGGCCCAGGTACCCGGCAGCATCAGCAACCTGTCCGCCGTGATAGCCGCGGGCGGTGGCGTCGGCATGGTCGCGGCCGGACCGATCGTCTCCGCGCTCGACTACCGGTGGCTGTTCTGGATCCCCGTCGGCATCGTCGCCGCCGCGGCCCTGATCTCTCTGCGCTACGTCCCTGAGTCGCCCAACAGGGGTGAGGGCAGCGTCAGTTGGCTCGGCGCGGTGCTTCTGTCGGGCTGGCTGGTGGCCTTGTTGCTGCCGCTGAGCAAGGCGGGCGGTTGGGGTTGGGGCTCGGCCCGGGTGGTCGGCCTGTTCGCCGTGGCCGTCGCACTGTTCGCGCTGTGGCTGGTGATCGAGGCCCGCTCCCGCACCCCGCTGATCGACCTGCGCATCATGCGACTGCCGGCCGTGTGGACCACCAACCTCGCCGCCCTGTTGTTCGGCGCGGGCATGTACGCGATCTGGTCCTTCCTGCCCGGCTTCGTCCAGACCCCGAGCTCGGCCGGCTACGGCTTCGGCGCGAGCGTCACCGCCTCCGGACTCCTGATGCTGCCGATGCTGGTCGCGATGTTCGTCTCCGGCGTGCTCAGCGGTCGCCTCGAACCCCGCGTGGGTGCCAAGGCGTTGCTCACGACCGGCGCCGCACTGGGCGCGCTCGCCCTGGGCTTCCTCGCCCTCTGGCACGACGAACCATGGCAAGTCGCCTTCGTGTCAGGCGTGTTCGGCCTCGGCATCGGTCTCGCCTTCGCCTCCATGGCCAACCTGATCGTCGCCAGCGTCCTCGCCGCGCAGACCGGCGCCGCCACCGGCATGAACGCCAACATCCGCACCATCGGCGGCTCCATCGGCGCCGCCGTCACCGGCGTCCTGGTCACCGGCCGCCTCCAGCCGTCGGGCCTGCCCTACGACTCCGGCTACACCCACGGCTTCACCCTGCTGGCCCTGCTCTGCCTGGCCGCCGCCCTCGCCGCCCTGCTGGTCCCCGCCCGGCGCGCCGCCCGCCCGACGACCCCGGCCGCCCACGAGACACCGACCGCCGCACCCACCCCCGTACGGTAG